In one Brevibacillus composti genomic region, the following are encoded:
- a CDS encoding DEAD/DEAH box helicase, with translation MKRKLTIAEILEQFRQDERYSQNIVHWTTIPPREAVTVPFPAGLDTRIRETLIKRGIPALYTHQETAFRHAREGRHIVAVTPTASGKSMCYHLPVLQTLTEDPDARALYLFPTKALAQDQKSELHELIGEMGLSIKSDTYDGDTPAQIRQTIRQAGHIVITNPDMLHSAILPHHTKWVSFFEHLKYVVIDELHTYRGVFGSHVANVIRRLKRICAFYGSRPQFICTSATIANPRELAENLVEEPVVLVDNNGAPTGKKHFLFYNPPVVNKQLNIRRSATLEARDITAAFLTNGIQTILFARSRVRVEILLKYLQELIKRKLGEKTIQGYRGGYLPSQRRAIERGLRQGDIIGVVSTNALELGVDIGQLQVCVITGYPGSVASTWQQAGRAGRRQDESVVVLVGSSTPLDQYVIQHPEYFFERSPETARINPDNLIILVDHIKCAAYELPFSKGDRFGRAEIMEILEFLTEEQILHHAKGKWFWMNDSFPAHNISLRSASQENVVIIDISERGNEKVIGEMDRFSSMTLLHEEAIYLHQGTQYQVEKLDYEEKKAYVREVQVDYYTDANLAVQLKVLEEDQTRRLPEMEFAYGEVTVNAMATIFKKIKFETHENIGSGPIHLPEEELHTNAAWLSFSESILETVGKSEVERGLVGLAHVLQHVAPLFVMCDRMDLHVIPQRKAIHSGAPTIFLYDRYPGGIGLSEQVYKEMDTILFRAEELILSCPCESGCPSCVGAAEEGGKELALSLLRVAQGGSLHVS, from the coding sequence GTGAAAAGAAAACTGACGATTGCGGAAATCCTGGAGCAGTTCCGCCAGGACGAACGCTACTCCCAAAATATCGTGCACTGGACGACGATTCCTCCGCGGGAGGCGGTGACCGTGCCATTTCCCGCCGGGCTGGACACGCGCATCCGGGAGACGCTGATCAAGCGGGGGATACCGGCGCTCTATACGCACCAGGAGACGGCCTTTCGCCATGCCAGAGAAGGCCGGCATATCGTGGCGGTGACCCCGACGGCATCGGGAAAAAGCATGTGCTACCATCTGCCTGTCCTGCAGACGCTGACGGAGGACCCCGATGCCCGCGCCCTCTACCTGTTTCCGACGAAAGCGCTGGCCCAGGACCAAAAAAGCGAGCTGCATGAGCTGATCGGAGAGATGGGGCTGTCGATCAAGTCGGACACGTATGACGGGGATACCCCGGCGCAAATCCGGCAGACGATCCGCCAGGCGGGACATATTGTCATTACCAATCCCGACATGCTGCATTCGGCGATCCTGCCGCATCACACCAAGTGGGTCTCTTTTTTTGAGCATTTGAAATACGTCGTCATCGACGAGCTGCATACATACCGCGGCGTCTTCGGCAGCCACGTGGCCAATGTGATACGCCGCCTGAAGCGCATCTGCGCCTTTTACGGCAGCCGGCCGCAATTTATTTGCACGTCGGCGACGATCGCCAATCCGCGGGAGCTGGCTGAGAATCTGGTCGAGGAGCCGGTCGTGCTGGTGGACAACAACGGCGCTCCCACGGGGAAAAAGCATTTCCTGTTCTACAATCCTCCCGTCGTAAACAAGCAGCTCAACATCCGGCGCAGCGCGACGCTGGAGGCGCGCGACATCACAGCCGCCTTTTTGACCAACGGGATCCAGACGATTTTGTTCGCCCGCAGCCGGGTCCGGGTCGAAATTCTGCTGAAATACCTGCAGGAGCTGATCAAGCGAAAGCTGGGCGAGAAGACCATTCAGGGCTATCGCGGCGGGTATCTACCCAGTCAGCGGCGGGCGATTGAGCGCGGGCTCAGGCAGGGGGACATCATCGGGGTGGTCAGCACCAATGCGCTGGAGCTCGGGGTCGACATCGGTCAGCTCCAGGTATGCGTGATCACGGGCTATCCGGGCTCGGTGGCGAGCACCTGGCAGCAGGCGGGCCGGGCGGGCAGGCGGCAGGACGAGTCGGTCGTCGTGCTGGTCGGCAGCTCCACGCCGCTGGATCAATACGTCATCCAGCACCCGGAGTACTTCTTTGAGCGCAGCCCGGAAACAGCGCGGATCAATCCGGACAATCTGATCATCCTCGTCGACCACATTAAATGCGCGGCCTACGAGCTGCCCTTTTCCAAGGGAGACCGCTTTGGGCGCGCGGAGATCATGGAAATTCTCGAATTTTTGACGGAAGAACAAATCTTGCATCACGCCAAGGGGAAATGGTTCTGGATGAACGACTCTTTCCCCGCCCACAATATCAGCCTGCGCTCGGCCTCGCAGGAGAACGTGGTGATTATCGACATCTCCGAGCGGGGCAATGAAAAAGTGATCGGGGAGATGGACCGCTTCAGCTCGATGACGCTCTTGCATGAGGAGGCGATCTACCTGCATCAGGGGACGCAGTATCAGGTGGAGAAGCTGGATTACGAGGAAAAGAAGGCGTATGTGCGCGAGGTGCAGGTGGACTACTACACTGACGCCAATCTGGCTGTCCAGCTGAAGGTGCTGGAGGAAGACCAGACGAGGCGGCTGCCGGAGATGGAATTCGCCTACGGCGAGGTGACGGTGAATGCCATGGCGACGATCTTCAAGAAGATCAAGTTCGAGACGCATGAAAACATCGGCTCCGGTCCGATCCACCTGCCGGAGGAGGAGCTGCATACCAATGCAGCCTGGCTCAGCTTTTCGGAGTCGATCCTGGAGACCGTGGGCAAAAGCGAGGTGGAACGCGGTCTGGTGGGGCTGGCGCATGTCCTCCAGCACGTCGCGCCGCTGTTCGTGATGTGCGACCGGATGGACCTGCACGTCATTCCCCAGCGGAAAGCCATCCACTCGGGAGCGCCGACGATCTTCCTCTACGACCGCTATCCCGGCGGCATCGGCCTGTCCGAGCAGGTGTACAAGGAGATGGATACCATCCTTTTCCGGGCAGAGGAGTTGATCCTCTCCTGCCCGTGCGAGAGCGGTTGTCCGTCCTGCGTCGGGGCGGCGGAGGAAGGCGGCAAGGAGCTGGCCCTGTCGCTTTTGCGGGTAGCGCAGGGAGGAAGCCTGCATGTCTCTTAA
- a CDS encoding RNA-guided endonuclease TnpB family protein: MQALTVKIRIFPDQPDLLCQLGKEYVRVVNQLSEQAEQLGVFPKVTTKDVESNLPSAVCNQAIRDAERVYRKMKKLGIRPILKKPVYFINNQNYSISENTVAFPIVLDGKTKKTAFRANPTYRDMELLCKARLGLMRIVEKSGKWYAQISLEVPTAESNGEHMMGIDLGLKVPAVAVTSTGKTRFFGNGRQNKYIRRKYQQRRRKLGRLKKLSAIRKLGNKEQRWMKDQNHKISRQIVNTAVQEGVSIIKLERLENIRKTARTSRKHAKNLHRWTFYQLQQFISYKASLFGIKVVKVNPAYTSQSCPVCGERNQGRDRKYECSCGFHAHRDRVGAMNIMRQPVTDGNSLSA, encoded by the coding sequence ATGCAAGCCTTAACCGTTAAGATTCGCATATTTCCTGATCAACCAGATCTTCTTTGCCAGTTAGGTAAAGAGTATGTTCGGGTAGTTAACCAACTGAGTGAACAGGCGGAACAACTTGGAGTGTTTCCGAAAGTGACAACCAAAGATGTAGAATCCAACCTTCCCTCTGCTGTCTGTAATCAAGCCATTCGTGATGCCGAGCGTGTGTACCGAAAAATGAAGAAGTTGGGCATTCGCCCAATTCTTAAAAAACCTGTCTATTTTATCAACAATCAAAACTATTCTATCTCTGAAAATACAGTTGCCTTTCCTATCGTTCTTGATGGTAAGACAAAGAAGACAGCATTTCGTGCGAATCCAACGTATCGGGATATGGAGTTGTTATGTAAAGCCAGGCTTGGACTGATGCGAATCGTTGAAAAATCAGGAAAATGGTACGCTCAAATTTCGTTAGAAGTTCCAACCGCCGAATCGAACGGTGAACACATGATGGGTATTGATCTTGGTCTGAAAGTTCCTGCAGTTGCTGTAACATCCACGGGGAAGACCAGATTTTTTGGAAATGGCAGACAGAACAAGTACATACGCAGAAAGTACCAGCAACGGAGGCGTAAATTAGGTAGACTCAAAAAGTTGTCTGCCATTCGGAAACTTGGGAACAAGGAACAACGTTGGATGAAAGACCAAAATCATAAGATCAGTCGTCAAATTGTCAATACAGCGGTTCAAGAAGGCGTGTCAATTATCAAGCTTGAACGACTAGAGAATATTCGCAAGACGGCAAGAACAAGCCGTAAACACGCAAAGAATCTGCATCGTTGGACTTTCTATCAGCTGCAACAATTCATCTCCTACAAAGCAAGCCTTTTCGGCATAAAGGTTGTGAAGGTTAATCCTGCCTACACTTCTCAATCTTGTCCTGTCTGCGGGGAGAGAAACCAGGGAAGAGACAGAAAGTACGAATGTTCATGCGGATTCCATGCTCATCGTGATCGGGTTGGAGCGATGAATATCATGCGTCAACCTGTGACAGATGGTAACAGTCTGTCAGCCTAA
- the tnpA gene encoding IS200/IS605 family transposase codes for MGQEYRRTANTVSLINYHFVFCARYRRKVFVKQVGIRFKEILEKICQENDWHILALGVMSDHVHLFINCLPTHSPSDVMAKVKGVTSRILRQEFEHLAHLPSLWTRSYFVSTAGNVSSETVKRYVEEQKKRG; via the coding sequence ATGGGACAAGAATATAGACGTACAGCTAACACAGTATCTTTAATCAATTATCATTTCGTTTTCTGCGCACGTTATCGAAGAAAAGTATTCGTGAAGCAGGTGGGAATTCGATTCAAGGAAATACTTGAAAAAATATGCCAAGAGAATGACTGGCATATCTTGGCATTGGGAGTGATGTCAGATCATGTCCATCTTTTCATAAACTGTCTTCCCACCCATTCTCCATCAGACGTTATGGCAAAAGTGAAAGGAGTGACTTCTCGAATACTAAGGCAAGAATTCGAGCATCTTGCTCATTTGCCTAGTCTGTGGACACGCTCTTATTTCGTCAGTACAGCAGGAAACGTATCAAGTGAAACTGTAAAGCGTTATGTGGAAGAACAAAAGAAAAGGGGGTGA
- a CDS encoding DUF2167 domain-containing protein, translating to MRRRGLDSYKKGTEAANEDRAPEERIYVTGWNVEPFYDEKTHTLEWSMLGEDAQKNPLVNYNVQMLTRKGFVSFLLITDPAHLDQDKKTLKEAIIPTFHVKEGNRYEDFDASTDKVAEFGLDGFVLGGLGVALAKKAGLLGVLLLFLKKAGS from the coding sequence ATTCGGCGTCGAGGCCTGGACAGCTATAAAAAAGGGACAGAGGCGGCCAATGAAGACCGGGCTCCGGAAGAGCGGATCTATGTCACCGGATGGAATGTCGAACCCTTCTATGATGAAAAAACACATACGCTCGAGTGGTCCATGCTCGGGGAGGATGCACAGAAAAACCCTTTGGTAAACTACAATGTCCAGATGCTGACGCGCAAAGGTTTTGTCTCCTTTTTGCTGATTACTGATCCGGCTCATCTGGATCAGGATAAGAAAACATTGAAAGAAGCCATCATCCCTACTTTTCATGTCAAAGAAGGAAACCGCTACGAAGATTTTGACGCTTCGACGGACAAAGTCGCCGAGTTTGGATTGGACGGATTCGTCCTGGGCGGGCTGGGCGTGGCGCTGGCGAAAAAAGCGGGCTTGCTCGGGGTCTTGTTGTTGTTCTTGAAAAAGGCTGGGTCCTGA
- a CDS encoding NAD(P)/FAD-dependent oxidoreductase, giving the protein MYYASSDKDVDQLRKDYEILKRHGFAVEYWEEKQLSRHYPFSRPAAIYSYGEAELNPYTFTLGLLEKARASRVRIFENTKVTGRKREKDGSSLILTERGHRIRARNVIVAAGCEGP; this is encoded by the coding sequence TTGTACTACGCCAGCTCGGATAAGGATGTAGACCAACTGCGAAAGGATTACGAGATTTTGAAGCGGCACGGCTTTGCGGTGGAGTACTGGGAAGAAAAACAGCTCAGCCGGCACTACCCCTTTTCCCGCCCCGCCGCCATCTACAGCTATGGCGAAGCGGAGCTGAATCCGTACACCTTTACGCTGGGACTGCTCGAAAAAGCGCGGGCAAGCCGCGTTCGCATCTTTGAAAACACCAAAGTGACGGGAAGAAAGAGGGAAAAGGACGGGAGCAGTCTGATCCTGACGGAGCGGGGACATCGGATCCGAGCCCGTAATGTGATCGTGGCCGCCGGGTGTGAGGGACCCTGA
- a CDS encoding NAD(P)/FAD-dependent oxidoreductase, which yields MRDPEFKREKKASVISTYAVITQPVHDLSAWYKRTLIWETARPYIYMRTTKDNRVIIGGLDETTASADKRNSLLTQKKNKLLQACRQLFPGLHLQPAYYLAAFYGGTNDGLPMIGIYDEYPDWYFLFAYGDSGIVYSMMLAKMLRDVIVAGTHPDLSLYRQNRSAPHAEPMV from the coding sequence GTGAGGGACCCTGAGTTCAAGCGCGAGAAAAAAGCATCCGTCATCAGTACATATGCAGTGATCACCCAGCCGGTACACGACTTGTCGGCATGGTACAAGCGGACCCTCATCTGGGAAACCGCCCGCCCCTACATCTATATGCGCACGACCAAGGATAACCGGGTCATCATCGGCGGACTGGATGAGACGACGGCTTCGGCGGACAAGCGGAATTCCCTGCTGACCCAAAAAAAGAACAAGCTGCTCCAGGCATGCCGCCAACTTTTTCCCGGTCTGCATCTGCAACCCGCCTATTATCTGGCTGCCTTTTACGGGGGGACGAACGACGGCTTGCCGATGATCGGCATCTACGATGAGTACCCGGACTGGTATTTTTTATTTGCTTATGGGGATAGCGGGATTGTTTATAGCATGATGCTGGCTAAAATGCTGCGGGATGTGATTGTGGCCGGCACGCACCCGGATCTTTCGCTGTATCGGCAAAACCGTTCGGCCCCGCACGCCGAGCCGATGGTTTGA
- the pdxR gene encoding MocR-like pyridoxine biosynthesis transcription factor PdxR — protein sequence MPVWNEPKRRRPALYKQIAQDLERRISSGEFPPGSKLPSERTLAKEWNVNRSTVVSAYEELRALGLIERMQGSGSRVSSDIWGLARHRLPNWPKLVENGAFLPNAPLLRHIRKETLDHDLIDFASGELSPDLFPAASFRRILSEQPFDWQLGYDHPQGSPELRAIIAEHVRQERGINATPSSILITSGAQQALYLVIQCLLKPGDAVAIEDPSYCYSLRSFRSAGLKLCYLPVDRDGINPDDILALHREHRLKMVFLNPHFQNPTGATLSPARKQRVLELSAELGIPVIEDDPYSMTAFSGTPVPTLKSLDRNGTVLYISSLTKIIASGLRIGWVIGPQTVIERLADAKQQVDFGHSIFPQWVAHQFLRSPDYEGHMDHLRAALHARRERFVKALREKLGNEVELFLPEGGIHLWCRFRNELDGNAVLTEAIRRGVVFVPGNVLGTDKHAIRFTFGRAEEKSIEEGIQRFAEAYREAVQNFSRTSDPLC from the coding sequence ATGCCTGTTTGGAATGAGCCCAAAAGACGGCGCCCGGCTCTCTACAAACAAATTGCGCAGGATCTCGAGAGGCGAATCTCCAGCGGGGAGTTTCCGCCAGGCAGCAAGCTGCCATCCGAACGGACACTGGCCAAAGAATGGAACGTCAACCGCAGCACTGTCGTCTCCGCCTATGAAGAACTGAGGGCTCTCGGGCTTATCGAACGAATGCAGGGGAGCGGCTCCCGGGTCAGCAGCGACATCTGGGGATTGGCCCGCCATCGCCTGCCAAACTGGCCAAAACTGGTGGAAAACGGCGCTTTTTTGCCCAATGCCCCGCTGCTCCGCCACATTCGCAAAGAGACGCTGGATCACGATCTGATCGACTTCGCCAGCGGGGAGCTGTCTCCTGATCTCTTCCCGGCAGCCTCCTTTCGCCGCATCCTGTCTGAGCAGCCTTTTGACTGGCAGCTTGGCTACGACCACCCGCAGGGAAGCCCTGAGCTGCGAGCGATCATCGCCGAACACGTCAGACAGGAGCGCGGCATCAATGCCACGCCTTCTTCGATCCTGATCACGTCCGGAGCGCAGCAGGCGCTGTACCTGGTAATCCAATGTCTGCTAAAACCGGGTGACGCCGTTGCCATCGAGGACCCGTCTTATTGCTACTCCTTGCGCTCCTTTCGCTCTGCCGGGTTGAAACTATGTTATCTGCCGGTAGATCGGGACGGAATCAATCCGGATGATATCCTCGCCCTGCATCGCGAGCATCGCCTGAAAATGGTCTTTCTCAACCCTCATTTTCAAAATCCGACGGGAGCGACACTCTCCCCGGCACGTAAGCAGCGCGTGCTGGAGCTGTCTGCCGAACTGGGCATACCGGTGATCGAGGATGATCCGTATTCCATGACCGCTTTTTCCGGGACACCTGTCCCTACCTTGAAATCCCTGGACCGAAATGGCACCGTCCTCTACATCAGCTCCTTGACCAAAATCATCGCTTCCGGACTGCGGATCGGCTGGGTGATCGGCCCTCAGACGGTGATCGAACGCCTCGCCGACGCCAAGCAACAGGTTGATTTTGGCCACAGCATCTTTCCGCAGTGGGTCGCCCACCAGTTTTTGCGCTCCCCCGACTACGAGGGACATATGGATCATTTGCGGGCAGCGCTGCACGCAAGACGCGAACGCTTTGTCAAAGCACTCCGGGAAAAGCTGGGGAATGAGGTAGAGCTGTTCCTCCCCGAAGGAGGCATTCATCTCTGGTGCCGGTTCCGCAATGAGCTGGACGGGAATGCGGTGTTGACAGAGGCCATCCGCCGCGGAGTCGTCTTTGTACCCGGAAATGTGCTGGGCACAGACAAGCATGCCATCCGTTTTACTTTTGGCCGGGCGGAAGAGAAGTCGATCGAGGAAGGAATCCAGCGTTTTGCGGAAGCATACCGGGAAGCTGTTCAGAATTTTTCAAGGACATCAGACCCCCTCTGTTGA